The following proteins are encoded in a genomic region of Microbacterium sp. NC79:
- a CDS encoding Mur ligase family protein — protein MSTDTPTSNLPPVLRPENPPQQDLGAFAERFAIRTIGDLADRTFSGLTLATADLRSGEIFVAINGVNAHGASFAQRAADTGAIAVVTDEAGASIAAPSGLPILVVDDPRALLGDMSAWVYGTGADDALPVLLGTTGTNGKTSVSHLLEGILRQLGVTSGLSSTAERHIAGQVIVSRLTTPEASEMHALLALMRERHVEAVAVEVSAQALSRHRVDGLMFDVAGFTNLSHDHLDDYADMEEYFEAKLALFHADRSHRGVVSLDSAAGAEVVARSEVPVVTVGTPLIAADPDAARAAHWVVDIVAEHQQGTTFTLTARDGRSLTTVVPVIGPHMAANAGLAIVMLLEAGYDWDRIVAALQRDGRITAYLPGRTELVSGTTGPAVYVDFGHSPDAFEKTLAAVRRVTPGRVLMLFGADGDRDATKRLDMGRAGVLGSDILVITDHHPRFEDPTSIRATLIAGARLAQPDAEIHEFSPPEDAIIAAVGMVGEGDAILWAGPGHQDYRDIRGVRTPYSARELARRALRDAGWPVGEPTWPVPYQD, from the coding sequence ATGTCTACCGACACCCCTACTTCGAACCTGCCTCCCGTCCTGCGCCCGGAAAACCCACCGCAGCAGGACCTCGGAGCCTTCGCCGAGCGTTTCGCCATCCGCACGATCGGCGACCTTGCCGACCGCACATTCTCCGGGCTGACCTTGGCCACGGCGGATCTGCGCTCAGGCGAGATCTTTGTTGCCATCAACGGCGTGAATGCGCACGGTGCATCATTCGCTCAGCGTGCCGCCGACACCGGCGCGATCGCTGTCGTGACCGATGAGGCCGGTGCCAGCATTGCCGCACCGAGCGGCCTCCCGATTCTCGTCGTGGATGACCCGCGGGCACTTCTCGGCGACATGAGCGCCTGGGTTTACGGTACGGGCGCGGATGACGCATTGCCTGTGCTGTTGGGAACCACCGGAACCAATGGCAAGACGAGCGTGTCACACCTGTTGGAGGGGATCCTGCGTCAGCTGGGCGTCACCTCCGGTCTGTCGTCAACCGCCGAACGCCACATCGCCGGACAGGTCATCGTGTCACGTTTGACGACACCCGAGGCGAGCGAAATGCATGCACTGCTCGCGCTCATGCGGGAGCGTCACGTTGAAGCTGTCGCCGTCGAAGTCTCGGCACAAGCGCTCAGCCGCCACCGCGTCGACGGCCTCATGTTCGATGTCGCCGGGTTCACCAACCTCAGCCACGATCACCTCGATGACTATGCCGACATGGAGGAGTACTTCGAAGCCAAGCTGGCGCTCTTCCACGCAGATCGCTCACATCGCGGCGTCGTCAGCCTTGACTCCGCGGCCGGAGCCGAAGTTGTTGCGCGCTCCGAGGTTCCGGTCGTCACCGTCGGCACCCCCCTCATCGCCGCCGACCCCGACGCTGCGCGTGCCGCACACTGGGTTGTCGATATCGTCGCTGAGCACCAGCAGGGCACGACCTTCACCCTCACGGCACGCGACGGTCGCTCACTGACCACCGTTGTTCCGGTTATTGGGCCACACATGGCGGCGAACGCGGGTCTTGCCATCGTGATGCTGTTGGAAGCCGGTTACGACTGGGATCGCATTGTGGCGGCCCTGCAGCGTGACGGCCGCATCACGGCGTACCTCCCCGGACGCACCGAGCTCGTTTCTGGCACCACCGGCCCCGCCGTCTACGTTGACTTTGGCCACTCCCCCGATGCTTTCGAAAAGACCCTCGCGGCCGTGCGCCGGGTGACACCCGGCCGTGTGCTTATGCTGTTTGGCGCTGACGGTGACCGCGATGCAACCAAACGTCTCGACATGGGTCGCGCCGGCGTGCTCGGTAGCGACATTCTGGTGATCACCGACCATCACCCCCGGTTCGAAGACCCGACGAGCATTCGGGCGACCCTCATTGCAGGTGCCCGGCTTGCACAGCCGGACGCCGAGATTCATGAGTTCTCACCCCCGGAAGACGCGATCATTGCGGCCGTCGGTATGGTCGGCGAGGGCGACGCGATCCTGTGGGCCGGCCCCGGTCATCAGGATTATCGTGACATCCGCGGTGTCCGCACCCCCTACTCGGCCCGCGAGTTGGCGCGACGAGCGTTGCGCGACGCGGGGTGGCCCGTTGGTGAACCCACGTGGCCCGTCCCCTACCAGGACTAA
- a CDS encoding FtsK/SpoIIIE domain-containing protein, whose protein sequence is MTYVLTSPQPTAQAPLTLPAPPEPRKRSAIPLAAAVVPILGGLGMYALTQSVIALMFAALGPVMLVATMLDAARGKRADARRYRKEIRRASADLTVHIDAQHEAERALRWHTHPDVARLTTHEEELWRVHPQREGTVVVGSGTMGVALDVARGVEGEEAQRLRAYAMTLERAPLVLPLDGGICVRADPLVAKAVLRALVLQVCCTHAPDRLRLVLGEDAEEWMTQLPHVRYSNAERVLAVAANDPPPSALSMGWCRQADALPAGCRTVIDVDADLRGTVSRDSLQHDVRAEAISAKQALAVAAVLAGKAEDTRGSEPVVHFADLVQHPGAAHRELPVVIGRSGSAQTTLDIVSDGPHAVVVGTTGSGKSELLVSWALALCAAYPPDQVTLLLADFKGGTAFDPLLALPHVTGVLTDLNGALARRAVLSLQAEIRRREQAIASVGARDITDERVILSRLVIIVDEFAAMLRQLPELDAVFTDIAARGRALGMHLILGAQRAAGTIRDATLANTPLRIALRVTDSTDARTIIGTDDAAQISGGGEGKGVAYVRRAADATPQRFRSALSTADDIARLSERYPAPVKEESWWDPLPPRVAVADLPTPARGIAVGVADDTENLRRVPVVIEPGVERGWWVLGGPRSGKTSLVELLVQSHHDTVRIPSDAELAWDCLDELAMLPATLVVWDDVDSALAAWPEPFSREASERVEQLVRAAGSRGQTWVLTAQRASGVLSRIADLLPGRVLLAVPSKLDHIAAGGSSTDHDPRKPPGRALMAGAEVQFAVCDPRQAEPHPDPAPIFHPRRGPIGVVARGMQQRVNALREAWGTGWNFVSVGDAAAITQEALDHTIFLGDPEQFQRAWATLELLRNTGTLVVAAECLADVRMLTGERATPPFARPGRWWVFRSGARPRRVRLHA, encoded by the coding sequence ATGACTTATGTTCTGACGTCGCCTCAGCCGACCGCACAGGCACCGCTCACCCTTCCCGCGCCGCCTGAACCACGCAAGCGCTCGGCGATCCCGCTCGCTGCCGCCGTGGTTCCGATTCTCGGCGGCCTCGGCATGTACGCGCTCACGCAGTCGGTCATTGCGTTGATGTTCGCGGCGCTCGGGCCCGTGATGTTGGTCGCGACGATGCTTGATGCCGCCCGCGGCAAGCGTGCAGACGCGCGCCGCTACCGCAAGGAGATCCGGCGCGCGTCTGCCGACCTTACGGTGCACATTGATGCGCAGCATGAGGCCGAACGTGCGTTACGGTGGCACACCCACCCTGACGTGGCGCGCTTGACGACCCACGAAGAGGAGTTATGGCGCGTGCACCCGCAACGCGAGGGCACGGTGGTCGTGGGGTCCGGAACCATGGGTGTGGCTTTAGACGTCGCGCGCGGGGTCGAGGGTGAAGAAGCACAGCGCCTTCGCGCCTACGCGATGACATTGGAGCGCGCACCGCTCGTGCTGCCGTTGGACGGAGGAATATGCGTGCGCGCGGACCCGCTGGTTGCCAAGGCCGTCTTGCGCGCCCTCGTCCTGCAAGTGTGCTGCACTCACGCGCCCGACAGGCTGCGGCTTGTGCTCGGAGAGGACGCCGAGGAGTGGATGACGCAGCTACCGCACGTGCGGTACTCGAACGCCGAGCGCGTGCTCGCGGTGGCAGCCAACGACCCGCCACCTTCGGCGCTGTCGATGGGGTGGTGTCGTCAAGCGGATGCGCTGCCAGCCGGCTGCCGCACGGTGATCGATGTGGACGCTGATCTGCGTGGCACGGTCAGCCGCGATTCACTGCAGCATGACGTTCGCGCCGAGGCGATCTCGGCGAAACAGGCGTTGGCGGTTGCCGCGGTACTCGCAGGCAAAGCGGAAGACACGCGGGGGAGTGAGCCCGTCGTGCACTTCGCGGATTTGGTTCAGCACCCCGGTGCGGCGCATCGCGAACTGCCCGTGGTGATTGGCCGCTCGGGGAGTGCTCAGACGACACTCGATATTGTGTCGGACGGACCGCACGCTGTCGTGGTCGGAACCACGGGCTCAGGTAAGAGCGAACTGCTGGTGAGCTGGGCGCTCGCGCTGTGCGCGGCGTATCCGCCTGATCAGGTGACTCTCCTGCTTGCCGACTTCAAGGGCGGTACCGCCTTTGATCCGTTGCTCGCGCTGCCGCATGTCACCGGGGTACTCACCGACCTCAACGGTGCGCTGGCTCGTCGTGCCGTTCTCAGTTTGCAGGCCGAGATTCGTCGTCGTGAGCAGGCGATCGCATCCGTCGGCGCGCGCGATATCACCGACGAGCGCGTCATTTTGTCGCGGCTCGTCATCATCGTCGACGAGTTTGCTGCCATGCTTCGACAACTGCCCGAACTTGACGCGGTCTTTACCGACATCGCCGCCCGTGGTCGCGCGTTGGGGATGCACCTCATTCTCGGTGCTCAGCGCGCGGCCGGAACCATTCGCGATGCGACGCTGGCAAATACGCCGCTACGCATCGCGTTACGGGTGACGGATTCGACAGATGCGCGCACCATTATCGGTACTGACGATGCGGCCCAAATCAGCGGAGGCGGAGAGGGCAAAGGCGTGGCATATGTGCGGCGTGCGGCCGACGCTACGCCCCAGCGGTTCCGCAGCGCGCTGAGCACGGCTGACGACATCGCTCGCCTCAGTGAGCGGTATCCGGCTCCGGTAAAAGAGGAGTCGTGGTGGGATCCGCTCCCGCCGCGTGTGGCGGTCGCTGACCTTCCGACACCGGCCAGGGGGATCGCGGTCGGCGTGGCAGATGACACGGAGAACCTCCGCCGCGTCCCGGTTGTGATTGAACCCGGGGTGGAACGCGGCTGGTGGGTCTTGGGAGGCCCACGGAGCGGCAAGACTTCCCTCGTCGAGCTCTTGGTACAGAGCCACCACGACACGGTCCGCATACCCTCCGACGCGGAGCTGGCGTGGGATTGCCTCGATGAGCTGGCGATGCTGCCGGCCACGCTTGTGGTCTGGGATGACGTCGATTCGGCCCTCGCTGCATGGCCGGAGCCGTTCTCGCGTGAAGCAAGCGAACGCGTGGAACAGTTGGTGCGGGCGGCAGGCTCCAGAGGACAAACATGGGTTCTCACAGCGCAACGCGCCTCGGGTGTGCTCTCGCGGATCGCTGATCTGCTTCCCGGCCGCGTGCTGCTCGCTGTTCCCAGCAAGCTTGACCACATTGCGGCAGGAGGAAGCTCAACCGACCATGATCCGCGCAAACCTCCCGGTCGTGCACTGATGGCGGGTGCTGAGGTGCAGTTCGCGGTATGCGACCCGCGCCAGGCAGAACCACATCCTGACCCTGCCCCGATATTTCACCCTCGCCGTGGCCCGATTGGCGTTGTGGCACGCGGTATGCAACAACGCGTCAACGCGCTTCGCGAAGCGTGGGGAACAGGATGGAACTTCGTCTCGGTCGGCGATGCGGCCGCGATCACGCAAGAAGCGCTCGACCACACGATCTTCCTGGGCGATCCGGAACAGTTTCAGCGCGCGTGGGCGACGCTGGAGCTATTGCGAAACACCGGAACGCTTGTGGTTGCAGCGGAGTGTCTGGCAGACGTGCGCATGCTTACCGGGGAGCGTGCGACGCCTCCGTTTGCGCGCCCGGGACGATGGTGGGTGTTTCGCAGTGGGGCGCGGCCGCGGCGGGTACGGCTGCATGCCTAA
- the dxr gene encoding 1-deoxy-D-xylulose-5-phosphate reductoisomerase, translating into MRRVIILGSTGSIGTQALDVIRSNPGRFDVVGLAAGSNAAGVRAQADEFGVEDTALGAVDAEQLIRDVDADVVINGITGSVGLGPTLAALETGKTLALANKESLIVGGDLVTALAEPGQIVPVDSEHSALAQALKGNLPSDVRRLVVTASGGPFRGYTREQLATVTPQQALAHPTWDMGKVVTTNSATLVNKGLEVIEAHLLFNVSYGKIEVVVHPQSIVHSMVEYADGSTMAQASPPDMRLPIALGLDWPTRISGVGTPLDWTKATQWTFEPLDHETFPAVALAKDVGRAGGTFPAVYNAANEQAVHAFHAGRIGFLDIVDTIAAVVDAHEAPDELTRESLAETESWARRAADERIAARG; encoded by the coding sequence ATGCGTCGCGTCATCATTCTCGGTTCCACTGGCTCTATCGGCACGCAGGCCCTCGACGTCATTCGCTCCAATCCGGGGCGCTTTGACGTCGTGGGTCTGGCAGCCGGAAGCAACGCAGCGGGCGTTCGCGCGCAAGCAGACGAGTTCGGTGTTGAAGATACCGCACTCGGTGCGGTTGACGCCGAACAGCTCATCCGCGACGTGGATGCCGATGTTGTCATCAACGGCATCACCGGTTCCGTGGGTCTCGGGCCGACCCTTGCTGCGCTCGAAACGGGCAAGACTCTCGCCTTGGCAAACAAGGAATCTCTCATCGTCGGCGGCGATCTCGTCACCGCTCTTGCGGAGCCAGGGCAGATCGTACCGGTTGACAGCGAACACTCCGCCCTCGCGCAGGCCCTAAAGGGCAACCTGCCCTCCGACGTGCGTCGCCTTGTCGTGACGGCTTCTGGCGGTCCGTTTCGCGGTTACACGCGCGAGCAACTTGCCACGGTGACCCCGCAGCAGGCGCTCGCACACCCGACGTGGGATATGGGCAAGGTCGTGACGACAAACTCCGCGACGCTCGTCAACAAGGGCCTCGAAGTCATCGAGGCTCACCTGCTGTTCAACGTGTCATACGGCAAGATCGAGGTTGTCGTGCATCCGCAGTCAATCGTGCACTCGATGGTCGAGTACGCAGATGGCTCCACGATGGCCCAGGCCTCACCACCCGACATGCGCCTGCCGATTGCACTCGGATTGGACTGGCCGACCCGGATCAGCGGTGTCGGTACTCCGCTTGACTGGACCAAGGCCACGCAGTGGACGTTTGAACCGCTCGATCACGAAACCTTCCCAGCCGTCGCCCTTGCGAAGGACGTCGGACGCGCAGGCGGAACCTTCCCTGCGGTGTACAACGCGGCAAACGAGCAAGCGGTGCACGCTTTTCACGCCGGGAGGATTGGGTTCCTCGACATCGTCGATACCATTGCGGCCGTTGTCGATGCGCACGAGGCGCCAGACGAACTCACGCGCGAAAGCCTCGCCGAAACGGAATCCTGGGCCCGACGCGCCGCCGATGAGCGTATCGCCGCTCGCGGGTAA
- the yaaA gene encoding YaaA family protein — translation MLILLPPSETKRPDGSGAPLDLSGLRLSELEPSRRAVIDALVALSADEAQAARTLKLSPRQLGEIATNAALWTAPTMPAMDRYTGVLFDALDAKTLDSRARAWLAKNVMIHSAPFGLVGAGDDIPSYRLGAGIRLPGLAPMKKHWREPITAALTAANPDFVLDLRSEAYVALGPVPAETNSAFVRVVSRTESGQVRALNHFNKHAKGALVRALAESGPEISSPEALLKWASLHRIELRAAEPEWQLVAA, via the coding sequence ATGCTGATTCTTCTTCCGCCCTCCGAGACCAAGCGCCCGGATGGTTCCGGCGCCCCACTTGATCTTTCGGGTCTGCGGCTTTCGGAATTGGAACCATCTCGTCGCGCCGTCATCGACGCGCTCGTCGCGCTGAGTGCTGATGAAGCCCAAGCAGCGCGGACCCTGAAGCTGTCGCCCAGGCAACTGGGGGAGATCGCGACAAATGCTGCGCTGTGGACGGCGCCAACGATGCCAGCGATGGATCGCTACACGGGTGTGCTCTTCGATGCTCTCGACGCGAAAACCCTCGACAGCCGGGCCCGCGCCTGGCTGGCTAAAAACGTCATGATTCATTCGGCACCTTTTGGTCTGGTCGGCGCCGGGGACGACATTCCGTCGTATCGATTGGGCGCTGGTATTCGCCTTCCAGGGCTAGCGCCGATGAAGAAGCATTGGCGTGAGCCGATCACGGCTGCGCTGACCGCGGCGAACCCCGATTTTGTGCTCGATCTTCGTAGCGAGGCGTACGTCGCGCTCGGCCCCGTGCCTGCTGAGACGAATTCCGCGTTCGTCCGCGTCGTGAGCCGCACCGAAAGTGGGCAGGTGCGGGCACTCAACCACTTCAATAAGCACGCGAAGGGTGCGCTTGTACGCGCGCTGGCTGAATCCGGGCCGGAGATTTCATCGCCCGAGGCGCTCTTGAAGTGGGCGTCGCTGCACCGCATCGAACTGCGAGCGGCCGAGCCCGAGTGGCAACTCGTTGCTGCCTAG
- a CDS encoding OsmC family protein, giving the protein MAEHHYAVTATWTGNSGSGTSGYRDYARSVTLEVAGKPDVLASADRPFRGDSAKWNPEDLLISALAECHLLSYLHACVTRGVVVTSYRDEATGTMVQEGNGGHFSEVVLHPRVTVADESMIGDAIAAHHDANEWCFIASSVNFPVRHVPTVTVG; this is encoded by the coding sequence ATGGCTGAGCACCACTACGCAGTAACGGCAACCTGGACGGGCAACAGCGGGTCAGGCACGAGCGGCTACCGTGACTATGCGCGTAGCGTCACCCTCGAAGTCGCAGGCAAGCCCGATGTCCTCGCTTCCGCAGATCGCCCGTTCCGCGGCGACAGTGCGAAATGGAATCCAGAAGACCTGCTCATCTCGGCGCTCGCCGAATGCCACCTGCTGAGCTATCTCCACGCGTGCGTGACACGAGGCGTCGTGGTCACCAGCTATCGCGATGAAGCAACCGGAACCATGGTGCAAGAGGGCAACGGTGGTCACTTCAGCGAAGTGGTGCTGCATCCGCGTGTGACGGTTGCCGACGAATCCATGATTGGCGATGCCATCGCAGCGCATCACGACGCCAATGAATGGTGCTTCATCGCGTCAAGCGTGAACTTTCCGGTGCGTCACGTACCAACCGTCACCGTCGGCTGA
- a CDS encoding asparaginase: protein MSETFAVTEAVELAVVERSGFVESRHAGSAVVLSPDGEIVASYGNIDAPVLPRSSMKPLQSLACATAGLELTGEALALSTASHSGTDRHVAVVRSMLQSVGLTEDDLECPVAYPSDTDTYAHMLRDALPQARVRMNCSGKHAAMLMTCVANEWPTAGYLDPQHPLQVHTRELIERLTGEKMTITAVDGCGAPVYGMSLHGLARALHRIGTASERSPFAMYRSAGALVRAVRENPWAISGPGRDDAIVIETLGVFSKVGAEGVQIMVAPNGTTVALKMIDGNPRANAIVAATLLARAGAFTDAQIAELEAALNLDVLGAGHPVGRIRVTAV, encoded by the coding sequence GTGTCTGAAACTTTTGCCGTAACCGAAGCTGTTGAACTTGCCGTTGTGGAACGGAGCGGATTTGTTGAGTCGCGTCATGCGGGCTCAGCCGTTGTGCTCTCGCCCGATGGCGAGATCGTCGCGTCGTACGGCAACATCGATGCACCAGTATTGCCGCGATCAAGCATGAAGCCGCTGCAGTCGCTGGCGTGCGCGACGGCGGGCTTGGAGCTCACCGGCGAAGCACTCGCACTGTCGACGGCATCCCACTCCGGAACCGACCGCCACGTTGCCGTGGTGCGCTCCATGCTGCAGTCGGTGGGTCTGACCGAGGACGACCTCGAGTGCCCGGTCGCCTACCCCAGTGACACCGACACATACGCACACATGTTGCGCGACGCACTGCCGCAGGCACGCGTACGGATGAACTGCTCGGGCAAGCATGCCGCGATGCTGATGACGTGCGTGGCCAACGAGTGGCCGACGGCTGGATACCTTGACCCGCAGCACCCGCTCCAGGTTCACACCAGGGAACTTATTGAACGCCTCACCGGCGAGAAGATGACGATCACCGCAGTCGACGGCTGTGGCGCACCCGTGTACGGCATGAGCCTGCACGGTCTGGCGCGTGCTCTGCACCGCATCGGCACGGCGAGCGAGCGTTCACCGTTTGCCATGTACCGCTCAGCCGGTGCGCTCGTTCGTGCTGTGCGCGAGAACCCGTGGGCGATTTCCGGTCCTGGCCGCGATGACGCGATCGTGATTGAGACGCTCGGTGTCTTCTCTAAGGTTGGCGCCGAGGGCGTGCAGATCATGGTCGCCCCGAACGGTACCACCGTGGCGCTGAAGATGATCGACGGCAACCCGCGCGCAAACGCGATTGTCGCTGCGACGCTCCTTGCGCGTGCCGGAGCCTTCACTGACGCGCAGATCGCTGAACTCGAAGCGGCCTTGAACCTCGATGTCTTGGGAGCCGGCCACCCGGTGGGCCGCATCCGCGTCACGGCGGTCTGA
- a CDS encoding F0F1 ATP synthase subunit epsilon: MALNVSLVSADAEVWTGEASLVVAKTVEGEIGFMTGHEPVLAILAEGQVRITTSAGEKVTATAKDGFLSMEGSTVTIVAGHAALVS; the protein is encoded by the coding sequence ATGGCCCTCAACGTGAGCCTCGTCTCTGCTGACGCGGAGGTCTGGACGGGAGAGGCTTCGCTCGTCGTCGCCAAGACCGTCGAAGGCGAAATCGGGTTCATGACCGGCCACGAGCCTGTGCTGGCTATTCTCGCTGAGGGACAGGTGCGTATCACCACCTCCGCCGGCGAGAAGGTCACCGCAACTGCGAAGGACGGATTCCTCTCCATGGAGGGCTCCACCGTCACGATTGTCGCGGGTCACGCTGCACTCGTCTCCTAA
- a CDS encoding PP2C family serine/threonine-protein phosphatase has protein sequence MTLASGDAVTLSWYGTTDTGRRRESNQDAFLTAFPLFVVADGMGGHIGGEIASASTVDRLRAMVKKGEVSPITIEKALTKAVADIAAHPETTDEGTGTTLTGIYLDTDVATESWVTLNIGDSRVYLLRDGGLTQLTTDHSVVQELMAAGRLSAEEAENHPYGNVITRAVGPSESVSPDYVRVEIVDGDRFVICSDGLTKELTDYGIGHFLAQNPDPRDAVDAMLHAALENGGRDNVTIIVVDVTRSSTTA, from the coding sequence TTGACGCTCGCCAGTGGCGATGCGGTCACGCTGTCGTGGTACGGAACCACAGACACGGGTCGCCGACGCGAGTCAAACCAAGACGCCTTCCTCACCGCGTTTCCGCTGTTCGTCGTCGCCGACGGCATGGGCGGCCACATCGGTGGTGAGATTGCCAGTGCCAGCACCGTCGATCGCTTGCGTGCAATGGTGAAAAAGGGTGAAGTATCGCCCATCACGATCGAAAAGGCCCTGACAAAAGCTGTTGCTGACATTGCGGCGCATCCGGAAACGACCGATGAAGGCACCGGAACAACGCTGACCGGTATTTACCTCGATACTGACGTTGCCACCGAGTCATGGGTCACCCTCAACATTGGTGACTCCCGGGTCTATCTGCTTCGTGACGGCGGACTCACTCAGCTCACGACGGATCACTCTGTTGTGCAAGAGCTGATGGCAGCCGGCCGCCTGAGCGCAGAAGAGGCAGAGAACCACCCGTACGGCAACGTCATTACTCGTGCCGTCGGGCCGAGTGAAAGCGTGTCACCCGACTACGTTCGCGTCGAAATTGTTGATGGCGACCGCTTCGTGATCTGCTCTGACGGACTCACGAAAGAACTCACCGACTACGGGATCGGCCACTTCCTCGCGCAGAACCCTGACCCTCGCGATGCCGTTGACGCGATGCTGCATGCTGCGCTGGAAAATGGCGGTCGTGACAACGTGACGATCATCGTCGTCGACGTCACTCGTTCCTCCACAACCGCGTAA
- a CDS encoding FKBP-type peptidyl-prolyl cis-trans isomerase, with protein sequence MRARLSLIAPTLLISALALAGCSSSGGNPTPTPTETSAGGESTAVDPATDLCGAAYESGPAIEAVTVDTDISKEPTVTFTAPLEVADIERVVTVEGDGEQIKYGQLVDVAQTIFDASTGEKIAEAGWTSDPILQSIVAETGMAQAISCATVGSRIAVTTPASTDRPAYIWIFDIQGITPTTAWGEAQPAVEGMPIVTLAEDGTPTVTVPEGDAPTEVKLATLKEGDGDVVAPGDTVTVQYMGVKWSDGTEFDSSWSRGAVPTSFPTTGVVEGFKQALEGYKVGSQVLVVVPPAAGYGANPDHELAKETLIFVVDILATATPSAQ encoded by the coding sequence GTGCGCGCTCGACTCTCCCTCATCGCTCCCACTCTGCTGATCTCAGCTCTGGCCCTTGCCGGTTGCTCATCGTCAGGTGGCAACCCCACTCCGACGCCGACGGAGACCTCGGCCGGAGGCGAATCGACCGCTGTTGATCCCGCCACCGATCTGTGTGGTGCGGCCTACGAGAGCGGTCCGGCGATCGAAGCAGTCACGGTAGACACCGACATCTCGAAGGAGCCGACGGTAACGTTCACGGCACCGCTCGAGGTCGCCGACATTGAACGTGTGGTCACTGTCGAGGGTGACGGCGAGCAGATCAAATACGGTCAGCTCGTTGACGTTGCTCAGACGATTTTCGACGCCTCAACGGGCGAGAAGATCGCAGAGGCTGGCTGGACGAGCGACCCGATCCTGCAGTCGATCGTTGCCGAAACCGGCATGGCGCAGGCTATTAGCTGCGCGACGGTCGGATCGCGCATCGCGGTCACCACGCCGGCAAGCACTGATCGCCCCGCATACATCTGGATTTTCGACATTCAGGGCATTACCCCGACCACGGCATGGGGCGAAGCACAGCCTGCCGTTGAGGGCATGCCGATCGTCACGCTCGCTGAAGACGGCACGCCGACGGTCACTGTTCCCGAAGGCGACGCTCCCACCGAGGTGAAGCTTGCCACGCTGAAGGAGGGCGACGGCGACGTCGTCGCGCCCGGTGACACGGTCACCGTCCAGTACATGGGCGTCAAGTGGTCTGACGGTACCGAGTTTGACAGCTCGTGGAGCCGAGGCGCTGTGCCGACGTCCTTCCCGACGACCGGCGTCGTTGAGGGCTTCAAGCAGGCTCTCGAGGGCTACAAGGTCGGTTCGCAGGTTCTCGTGGTGGTTCCGCCTGCCGCAGGATACGGTGCCAACCCAGACCACGAGCTCGCGAAAGAAACGCTGATCTTCGTCGTCGACATCCTCGCAACGGCAACGCCGTCCGCGCAGTAG
- a CDS encoding 1-acyl-sn-glycerol-3-phosphate acyltransferase, whose product MYWFGRAILTPLARFIYRPRIEGKDNVPLTGPVIFASNHLSFIDSIAIPVVAPRPAHFLAKSTYFEGTGFKGWAQRSFFTSIGAIGVRRGAGQAALDALDQQRQLLEEGRAVALYPEGTRSLDGRLYKGRTGAAFLALQTGALVVPVGLIGTDKVMPKGAKMPSLKERITVKFGEPLDLSSHGPATSGKARRTATDEIMAAIHALSGQELANQFNEVPAATPIERIKQVLPHERR is encoded by the coding sequence ATGTACTGGTTCGGTCGCGCCATTCTTACGCCGCTGGCCCGCTTCATCTACCGCCCGCGCATTGAGGGCAAAGACAACGTTCCGCTGACGGGCCCGGTCATCTTCGCGAGTAACCACCTGTCGTTCATCGACTCGATCGCCATTCCGGTGGTTGCTCCTCGTCCCGCACACTTCCTCGCGAAGTCCACGTACTTCGAAGGCACCGGCTTCAAAGGCTGGGCGCAGCGTTCGTTCTTCACCTCAATCGGCGCCATTGGTGTGCGCCGCGGCGCTGGTCAGGCCGCGCTCGACGCGCTTGATCAGCAGCGGCAGCTCCTGGAAGAAGGCCGCGCCGTCGCACTGTACCCGGAGGGCACACGCTCGCTGGATGGCCGCCTGTACAAGGGCCGCACTGGTGCCGCGTTCTTGGCGCTACAGACCGGAGCCCTCGTGGTTCCCGTCGGACTGATCGGCACCGACAAGGTCATGCCCAAGGGCGCCAAGATGCCCTCGCTGAAGGAACGCATCACGGTGAAGTTCGGCGAGCCGCTTGATCTCTCATCTCATGGCCCCGCGACCAGCGGTAAAGCGCGTCGTACGGCAACGGACGAGATCATGGCGGCCATTCACGCCCTGTCAGGTCAGGAGTTGGCTAACCAGTTCAACGAGGTTCCTGCAGCAACACCGATCGAACGTATCAAGCAGGTTCTCCCCCACGAGCGCCGATAG